AGAACCCAAGATTGAATCCACACCTGCTTCTCAACGCATGCCTAGGCCTGATGTCCACCTGTCTCGTCACAATCTCTTCGCTGCCAATCTCTGCAGCCTCCACACCAAGGATCAGGCTTCccttctcctccaccaccacgacGCGCCGCTGCAGCACGACGAGTGGGCCACTGTCGTCATCGTCATTGACCACCGCCACCTTGCCGTCACCGGAGTCGAGCAGCACCACGTCTTCATCGATGCCAGCGGTGCGAGCGGTGAGACGGGCCCTGAAATCGGTTGAGCCTTCGATGACACGAACTGCGATGGTGGCCTCCACGGCGAATATCAGGTGTGCGAAGACGAACTCCATTGTGGAGTGCTCCGTCGACTCGACGGATCTCCGGGCGAAGCCAGTGTTGTTCATGTGAGCTACGCCGTCGTAGAAGAAGGCGTTGTAGCTTAGCACCTTATCGTCCTCTTCAGATTCAGACAACGGCAAGCCACTATTGTTGTGGGTGATCACCTTGAGGTCAACCTCGAACATGACAGGGTTGATCAGCACGACGGCACGGCTAGGGCCAGTGAGCGTCAGAGATGAATcctgtatatatacatgcataaacACACATAAATATATATGCACAGTAAGCAATATACAGATCATGTCTGGATTCTGATCTTACACATTGATCTTCAGTTCAAAAAATATAAGCAACAACTGTGATCCAGGATGCAAACCCCGAATTTCAGACCGATAAAACCATACTAACTATTACCTCCATTTTAAAAAGGATGCCAGACTGATAAAACTAAATACTCCATgcgtttacaaatataaatacttTGGACTTAGACACGGTTTCCAATGTGCTACTTTGACCtgtatctataaaaataaattattccaaataaaaagagtcttatgataatttgtttaaCGATAAACCTAGCAACATCTTTCTTACGTGATCCATCATTATGTTCTCTTTAACAATTTGGCAGTCAAAACTAAAAAGGTTTGGCTTGTTCTAAAAGTGCTTATATTTATGATCAAAGAGAGGAGTAAGCTAGTACTAGTATAAATCATGGGAAAGATAAATACGTTGAATGTGATGCTTGCCTGTGGCGAGGTGAGGGTCTGGCAGTCGTCCCTGTCGCGGCGGAAGAGGACGTTCCTCTTGTGATCCAGCGAGTCACGGACAGCAACGATGCCGTAGACACGCAGTGGCCACTCAAGGTTCCCCATGACCTCTGTCACCTTGACTGAAAATATTTGTAGCACGTCCATTGGCCACGAGGATATCGGCAGCACAGGTCCATCAGTGTGCTGCATGGGCCGGATTGCAGCTGTAGGCATATAGATATAGCACTAGTTGAATCATTATTGAATACATGGAATGGAATTTCAGTGTTCTAAAAGTCCACTGTGATTTTGTGTTTGAATGTGCACTAGGCAGCTGTCCTGTCTGGTTATATTGATATAATTCTACTTTCTTTTTGGAAAAAAGAAGGCTTGTTAATTGCTTGGAAAGCGCTAGACAGGTTTGTTATAAGAGTTTAGCCCTATGGACCACCTTGCGTCTAGCACCTTCTCGAACCATGTGGAATTTCATAGTGAAATTCTGTCGTGCGACCTCATTCCTCCTGACACATCCAGTGCAGACCAGGACTGTTTGTGTACGCTCAGATTAACTTACAGCAGAGTGGTCaatggtggtgtttgaatctcctgaagatgaatatTAAAtttttcacgcaaaacgaggtggtaataacgtgtgattaattgagttttaattatttcaaacttgaaaaatgtattaatctgatattttagaacaacttttatatagaaagttttcgcacgaaacgcaccgtttagcagtttgaaaagcgtgtcacGAATATCTAAAACTTAATCCACTTTTTTAAGTGGAAACGAACGGAGCCATTTGCCTAATAAAATTTAGAGTGAATTACGCTTTGGGCCACATTTTATTACCTAAGTTTCACTTTGAACCACCCTTAAACatatattttcactttggaccagaTGACTTTGCCATTATTGCGATTTGGACCACCAtgaacgatttttttttcagtacaaTCAGCGACCTTAAACACATCAGCTTTAGTACACGGCCGAACTCCTCTATGTATAGCTCATATGTTTGCCGAAAGGGAAGTTAGACATGATGAGAAAAAGTTGTTTATGGTAGTCCAAACCGCAACAATGGTAAATTTACCCGGTCCAAATTAAAAAGATAGGTTTAAGGGTGGTCCAAATTGAAACTTAGGTAATAAAAGGTGGACCAAAGTACAATTTACTTTAAAATTTATCTTACTAGTATGCccaaaaaagaagggaaaaaaaactagtTTGCACATGAGCAAATTGATGGCCATATATCGAAATCTTGTCCTTAAGATTAAGATGACGCCTGTAAAGAAATTGTTTGGGCTTCTTGTCCTTAAGATTGTCCTTAAGATTAAGATGATGAGATGTGATTGGTGCGCAATGAATTGTCCTTAAGATTAAGATGATGAGATGTGATTGGTGCgcaatgaagaagaagaagtgggGGTTACTCACTCTCGTCCTCAAAGGAGGATCCGTCGTTTTTGCCGTAGTTGGTGGCCCAGGTGGTACGGTAGGAGTCGAGGAAATTGGAGTCGTCGTTGTAGTAGTCGTTgtcctcgtcctcgtcttcttggcaggtggtggtggtgttgcgGCCGCCCTCCTCGCGCGACCTCTTCGCGTCTCCGCCGGCGGGGATCTCCTCGTCGGGGCCAGCGATCTGGCCGTGGCCGGTCCCGTTCCGACCCGAATCCACCTCCATCCCCtgtcgctcgcctcgccgccaaGATCGATCGCtagggttttttcttttttctttttctttccccgGATAAGAAAGCTAGGGCTTTTGCTCGGCTCGATGGGAAGTGTCGGGGAAATATAGGGATGATGAAGAAGCACGTCACTGGTGAGATGGGAAGGGAAGTGGGCCGGGCCGGAGACAAATGAGCCTCAAATGAAGCCCACTTGGCCATGGGGGCGGTTACcgattggaataagttcaccggaggtcctcaacttaacagcgagattttttgaaatcccttaaccacaaaaccataaatgtgtacccctaatctcacacaaaccgtgcactcagggtcctatggcagtatatatgggtggttttgcggacgtggcatcctagtcagtaaaaaaattaagaaaagtacgtggggcccacatatcagccgttatctcctcttttcttctccttctcttctcttttctctcttctctcttctcttcttcggTGAAGGAACCGGTGGCGGGTGGAGCGGCGATCGGCGAGCGCGATGTGGGTGGCGGGTGGCGGGCGGAGCGACGGTGGGTGAGCGCGGGAGCGAAGCACGCGATGGTCGAGCGCGGCGACGGGTGCCAAGAGCGCgggagcggagcggcggtggcagcggttgGCGAGTGCCGGGCGAAGCagtttgggagggagggggaggcgggtGGCGAGCCCGTCTGAGCTCGCCCGGCCTGCGCGTGAGTCCGCCCCCGCCGTAGCTTGGTGTGCTAGTGGAGGTGTGCCGCCAGCGGACGGCatacgaggacgaggacgacgacgacaacgacgacgacgaggaaaaGGGGAGAGAGGAACCGACGACCGACGACAACGgaggcgggcgagcgcggcgcctGGCTGCTCACGCTTGCCGACTAGGCGACCGGGCCCCCCGCTCTAGCGAACTCGCCCGCGGCCCTCCGCCCACTGCTGCTCTGCCTGCCGCGCTCATGGAGGAGGTCGACCAACACGATGACGACGCCGGCGGTGAAGAGCTGGAGCATGACGAGCACCGCCGCTCTCGCCCGCTGCCCATGACCAGCTTCGCTCGCCCATCACTTCGCCGCCACCCCACCCATTGCTCCCGCCGTCCCGaccgcctctctccccctctcccgcaGCCACTGCCGCGCCCGTgctcgcctcctctccccctctccccattCTTCCCCACGCGTCGCCATGCCCGCATTAGCCCGTCTGCTGGTGACAAGCAATGAGagccggcctcctctccctaTCTCCCACTTCTTCCCCGCGCGTCTCCACACCCGCATCCACCCGCCTACCGCGCTCGCTTGCCACCCGCAGCAAGCCTCCCTccctgaagaagagaagagagaagagagaaaagagaagagaaggagaagaaaagagaatgtgtagctgacatgtgggccccacgtactttttaaatttttttgctgactaggatgccacgtcaactaaaccacccatatatattgCCATAGGACCGTGAGTGCAcggtttgtgtgagtttaggggtacacatttctgattttgtggttaagggaccttaaaaaatctcactgttaagttgagggacccccggtgaacttattccttaccGATTTGGAATGTTATGAGTATAATTCAGGGCTTTTTTACTTTGTTTCCAAAACAACAAACTAAATGAGACTTTATTGTTACAATCTTGTCAATCCCTACAAACTTTATAATTCTAGAAACTTCTACTCACAAaactataccaaaatttggtaaggtatCAAACAAAACACCACCTCCACATTGTGATCTTCCCAAAAATTTGGCATTACTAAATTTTGGATTACCAACAAATGGtaaggttttcttttttctggcaATGAACTGAACAACCCCttaattttacttttttttaagccATGGTAACAGTTTGCTACAGTAGTGATGACACTCACTCTCTCCCGTGGCCCATTTTTTGGTAATGGGATAACTCTCACTTTGATTGAATATGATGTTTGCGAcatggctaccaaccagaacaagttCATGACATCGTGCAATCACTATGCCACAAACGATATCGTACCAACCATGACGCGTGGTTGACGTTCCCTGCAATGCAAATCAGAGAACActacaagaacaagataagatgcaatctaaatattgcgaataggtaattaagcacaaatatatagttgcgattgaagtgaTAGATCTAATCGATCCGACAAATCAACACATCAACAGTTGGGGGCTCTGAATCTATAGTCGTCAACTAATCGAACGAGaactagagacaaggtgaatgactcttggcaaaattcaactaaacaaaacccaattgttCTTTTTAGGGCGTACAAAGCTATTTAtaaaggaaaataaagctaggaTTAGTGCTGgttcgtggaggtggagagaggcacttccgagatgggcctaatctattacaaggcccaaagcCCAAATTCAGTTTCAAACTGTCTTGTTTTGAAATTCCTgttgactcgagatgaatttTGATATGAGACCAGAAGCATTTAAAAGGTGACGACGCAccgctttccaacaagtacaaGATCATCCAAACCGGAGTTGACATGAAGGCGCTAGGTCCATTTGAAGTTGTTGGACTTGAATATCTTGTAGATCTTCCATTCATCCAATATATTATTTGACAATGTTTTATATTTCTCGTGCTTGGGTGGAAACTTTTTGGCCGCTTGTGACCTTACGTCCCCGTTTGAATATGCCAATATGGGGCTCCGACCACTTGACTCATAGGTGACGAAAATCATCCCGCCGTCCCGGCTCCATAAGAGCATCACAACAGCACATCCAAATTTTATCTTCCATATTCCCATTTGGATGCTCATCCAAAAAGATTCCCTCTCCATATTTCCTTTCACTTCAACAGATCATCTATACTAAATTGTCCATATTATATCATCCTTTATTTTACTAATATCTTTCAACTACCATACATTTTATATTAATTTCTCACTAACTCTTCCTCTCTTCTACTTCATATATAGGACGGGGAGGACAAGAAGGGCTGACGGACGGTTCGAAGGCGACGGGGTTGCGAGCCGTGCTGGTGCGGCACGGTCGCCGGGTGGAGGAGTAGCGCTGCGGGAGGGGGAGGTGCGAAGGAAGGCACGGGCGAAAGGGAGGTATGGTGGAAAGGCGTGGGTGGCCAGGTGGGGAggtggcgggagcggcggtggaaGGCCGAGTCAGCATCGGAAGGGGACTACTTCTTCTTCAAACTCCCTAGATCTTGTTGGTGCCACCTCTCTACCTCCCTTCTCCGACAACCGGAGCCAATCCAACTAGAGCTGCAActcatcctccctctcctcctctattTGCCGCTGGCGCAGATGCTGTGGGAGGTTGATCCGGAACTCTGTATGGGAGCAGGAGTTTGATCGAAATGTGGCGGTTGCGTATGGTGTGAGGAGAGAAGAACGCCAATTTTGACGTTCCTCTCTCCTATTTAGCACACGCGCTATTTTTGGCGTAGCCGATGGTGTATCAGTTGTTGGCTGATTTTTCACCCCCATATGCTAATTTTCAGATGGAGCATCTGCTGAGGATGCTCTAAGATTTTGTCCCTATTACCGATAGGGAAATCATCACCCTTAGCAGTATATACTAGTAAGGGCATGTCCAACATCATGACCTTAGGTTGTACCATGGTTTCAAGCTTCAGCTAGGCTCGGATGCCACGATGGAGGGGAGTAGTGGCTTCTAGGGTGCCAGAGTGACCTACAAAATCCATGGGTAGCTTGGGGAGAAAAGGTGAGGAAGTAATTGATTGAAAATATGGTTAAATGTGTGTAGAAATTAGGTATAATTGGAAGAATATGTAGAATACTTACAAATCTAACTTTTGAGTGTAAAATACAAAAATCCGGCATAACCTTTTCTATATTATGGACTTCGAAGCAATTCAACATTTCATAGCATAATAATTCAACAACCTCACATTTCAAAGCATTATGAAGTCCACACAAAACTGAAACAATAGAGTTCACAATATAATGTCCATGACTACAAATAAGGTAGTTCATATGACAAGCAACACGAATATAGAATGTTGTAGTTTGAAACAAAGGATATAAATGACATAGCTAGGTGTTCCATTGATTACATGTTGTACTCTTCTGTGGACATGAGCATCAAAGCCGTGAGAGTGTAGCAACCCAGCCTTGTATTCCTGCCAAGTGGGTTTGAAGACAAATAAACAAAACAACAGACTTTCTTGCAAAAAAGGCTAGAGAGAATACTTCAACTAATGTTGTTCCAATAGCCAGTCAAAGAATATCTCATTTGTGCTATCAAACATAAGGTAGCTTTGGAATCATCTCCAGTTATGGAGAATGTATATCTAGTGTAGTTCATTGACTGTGCTTATAATGATCAATAAACTTTGTTatcgaaaaaaaaacagaatccAGCAGGGCTCAGGCTCCCTCCGCTAGCACATCGGCGCTGAGTAAGGCCTATGGCTTgggtttttttcaaaaaacccTATGGCCTGGCGTGGTCGTTGGGGGAGTCACGCGCCTCCCTCTGCCCGCGCTACGCGCCCTCCTGGCCCTATCCACGAGCGCGTCCATGCGCCGGCGAGCTGTGTGCTGGGTTTCCTCCACGCCTGCGCTTAGGGCACTTACAGTGCAAGTCACTCAAACAAGAAACCACAAGATACCACATAGGCTAAATACACGGGTCCTAATTTTGATATTCCCGCAGTGCAAAGGGCCTCATGAATAACTTTAATTTTTCATTTCAGCCCTTGCCCCTTTCAATTTcatccacatatttttttttgatttacAAAGAAgtccaaattttacactaaccACCCCTAAAATTGAGAGAAGAATATAAATCCCACCCCAAACCCACCACCGGATCCACCCCCACAACCCCTCCTATCCCCCCACACACCCCCACCTCGGCAAGTTCACCGGCGACGAACTCGCCTCCGGTGTCCCCCCACTCCCCCACCTCTACGATGAACTCCCGCTGCCGgcggcctctcccctctccccgttGGCGCCTCTCCACTTCCGAACGCCGTTCTACCTCTCCCATCTTCCCTGACCCAGCTACGAGCTCGGCGTTGAGCGGAGCAGCGACGGCGACAACGTCCTCTCTCCCCTTCCACGGCCACGAGCTCCGTGACAAACCGTGTGAATCGAGCGACCAGATCGACGCCATCCTCGACGCCTCTCTCCTCTAAGGCTTCTAGAGTGGACGGATGCGAAGCTTGACGGTGTCGCCGGATCTGGTGTGGTGCTGAGCGACGTGGGCAGAGGTGGATCTTGGCGGTGTAAATTGGGTCGGCGAGCTCCTCGGCGGCAGTGTGGAGTGGGAGGCCACAGTCGCCTGGCTtgaggcggcgggggcggagatTGATGTCAGCGGCGCAAATCGAGTCGACGAGCTCCCCGCTGCAACCGTCGTCGAGCTCATCCGATGGTCATGGAGGCCTCCGTTGTCGAGCTCATGTGCAGTGGTTGTATGTGGCGAGAGACTAGGCATGGCAAACGGCTTTGTGCGCTTTGTCTGTGCCTTTTCCTCGCCTCTTCGTTGAGGAACGAAAAGCTTTGTGGAGGTGTGAGGGACCACACCCTCTCTCCTCCATGGCATCACACAGTCTACGTGGTGGGATGAAGAAACGCTCCAACATGGAGCACTGTGAAGGGCCTTAGCTCCCATCAGACCGTCCTTGCCTCCGCCTCTGCCGACCGAGTCTGCAATCCCTAGGGCATGTGGGTCCAAGGCTCCAAGACGAGAGGGACGAGGATAAGATATGGTGCGTGTATTTCTCTCCAGGGGTATTTAGGTCTTTATCATTTTCtaaatgtattttttaaaatatatttgtaacaCTAGTTAGAATATAGCCAAACAACATGTTCATTCTTTAAAAAGAGGGTTAAATAAGCGAAGTTAATAATTTAGGGTTAAATTGATAGTTAGCTTTCCGTATGTGCAATGGTTCCTTCTATAAAAGGCTTGGATGTCCTGTCATGTCCTAAGTACCCCCATCATCCTACCGGGTCATGTGCACAATTTTCAATAAAAAGAGTTGGATGTCCTGTCACCTATTCATGTCTCACGTATGTCTCGCTTAGAGtaaggctaataatacagaCGAT
This genomic window from Oryza sativa Japonica Group chromosome 12, ASM3414082v1 contains:
- the LOC4351639 gene encoding uncharacterized protein isoform X2 — encoded protein: MEVDSGRNGTGHGQIAGPDEEIPAGGDAKRSREEGGRNTTTTCQEDEDEDNDYYNDDSNFLDSYRTTWATNYGKNDGSSFEDETAIRPMQHTDGPVLPISSWPMDVLQIFSVKVTEVMGNLEWPLRVYGIVAVRDSLDHKRNVLFRRDRDDCQTLTSPQDSSLTLTGPSRAVVLINPVMFEVDLKVITHNNSGLPLSESEEDDKVLSYNAFFYDGVAHMNNTGFARRSVESTEHSTMEFVFAHLIFAVEATIAVRVIEGSTDFRARLTARTAGIDEDVVLLDSGDGKVAVVNDDDDSGPLVVLQRRVVVVEEKGSLILGVEAAEIGSEEIVTRQVDIRPRHALRSRCGFNLGFCRMSVMIAWSVLP
- the LOC4351639 gene encoding uncharacterized protein isoform X1 produces the protein MEVDSGRNGTGHGQIAGPDEEIPAGGDAKRSREEGGRNTTTTCQEDEDEDNDYYNDDSNFLDSYRTTWATNYGKNDGSSFEDETAIRPMQHTDGPVLPISSWPMDVLQIFSVKVTEVMGNLEWPLRVYGIVAVRDSLDHKRNVLFRRDRDDCQTLTSPQASITFNDSSLTLTGPSRAVVLINPVMFEVDLKVITHNNSGLPLSESEEDDKVLSYNAFFYDGVAHMNNTGFARRSVESTEHSTMEFVFAHLIFAVEATIAVRVIEGSTDFRARLTARTAGIDEDVVLLDSGDGKVAVVNDDDDSGPLVVLQRRVVVVEEKGSLILGVEAAEIGSEEIVTRQVDIRPRHALRSRCGFNLGFCRMSVMIAWSVLP